One Apodemus sylvaticus chromosome 23, mApoSyl1.1, whole genome shotgun sequence genomic window carries:
- the LOC127674004 gene encoding vomeronasal type-1 receptor 2-like has translation MLKARTDLRNLTTGIVLLFQTALGILGNFFLLFAYLIIYFNEHTLKVIYRIFIHVFISNSLTIISVGIPAACGAFGWNLGFSHFGCKLLSYVQRLARSVSISTTCVLSVFWVITINPRNNCWKEFKIKTTEFVGLYICLSWILLMLVNMLFPVYTTTNRNLENVTQMGDFHFCYSVGRDKTVDLLYIAFCMFPEVLFSVLLVCSSIFMIVILYGHKKRVQHTLHAHASIRTSAEIRAIQNILILVCTFLVFYTLSSILLGYIAILDNPSGWLINITAIISMSFPTLCPFVIGHDFTVSRFCFT, from the coding sequence atgttgaaagcCAGAACGGACTTGAGAAACTTGACAACTGGAATAGTGCTCTTATTTCAGACAGCACTTGGTATTCTAGgaaacttctttcttcttttcgcCTATCTAATCATTTACTTCAATGAACATACTTTAAAGGTCATATATAggatttttatacatgtgttcatATCCAACTCCTTGACTATTATCTCTGTTGGAATCCCTGCAGCATGTGGAGCTTTTGGTTGGAATTTGGGATTTAGTCATTTTGGATGCAAGCTTCTTTCTTATGTACAAAGACTTGCCAGGAGTGTGTCTATCAGCACTACCTGTGTCCTGAGTGTTTTTTGGGTAATCACCATCAATCCCAGAAACAACTGCTGGAAGGAATTTAAAATCAAAACTACAGAGTTTGTGGGCCTATATATTTGCCTTAGTTGGATCCTGTTGATGCTAGTAAATATGCTTTTCCCTGTCTACACAACTACCAATAGGAATTTAGAAAATGTGACACAAATGGGTGATTTTCATTTCTGCTACTCTGTAGGCCGTGACAAAACAGTAGATTTATTGTATATAGCATTTTGTATGTTTCCAGAAGTCTTATTTTCTGTACTCCTTGTCTGTTCCAGCATCTTTATGATTGTCATACTTTATGGACACAAGAAGAGGGTTCAACACACCCTTCATGCTCATGCGTCCATCAGAACCTCTGCTGAAATCAGAGCTATACAGAACATCCTCATTCTGGTTTGCACCTTTCTAGTATTTTATACTCTCTCTTCCATTTTACTAGGCTATATTGCTATTTTAGATAATCCCAGTGGGTGGTTGATTAATATCACAGCCATAATTTCTATGTCTTTTCCTACATTATGTCCATTTGTGATAGGTCATGATTTTACAGTTTCTAGATTCTGCTTTACCTGA